In Bacillus kexueae, the following proteins share a genomic window:
- a CDS encoding aspartate kinase encodes MGLIVQKFGGTSVGSVERIQNVAKRVIMEKESGHDVVVVVSAMGKTTDQLVSLANELSSKPSKREMDMLLTTGEQVTIALLSMALYEMGHEAISFTGWQAGMMTESVHGNARITNIQTERIQEQLEQGKIVVVAGFQGISENGEITTLGRGGSDTTAVALAAALKADKCDIYTDVTGVFTTDPRYVKTARKLDAISYDEMLELANLGAGVLHPRAVEFAKNYDVPLEVRSSMELERGTIVKEEADMEQNLVVRGIAFEDQVTRVSVCGLPNGLHTLSTIFTTLANNGINVDIIIQSTSNEEKTSISFSVKTVDLEDTIRVLEEHKSLLQFEQIESESNLAKVSIVGSGMISNPGVAAQMFQVLSENGILIKMVSTSEIKVSAVVDVEYMVKSVEVLHEVFELSKEEAAV; translated from the coding sequence ATGGGATTAATTGTTCAAAAATTTGGTGGCACATCCGTTGGTAGTGTGGAGCGCATTCAGAATGTTGCAAAGCGAGTCATCATGGAAAAAGAATCAGGTCATGACGTAGTAGTTGTTGTATCCGCGATGGGGAAAACAACTGATCAGCTTGTATCACTAGCGAATGAGTTAAGTTCAAAGCCAAGTAAGCGAGAAATGGATATGTTACTTACGACAGGGGAGCAAGTAACCATTGCTTTACTTTCGATGGCCCTTTATGAGATGGGGCATGAAGCGATTTCGTTTACAGGATGGCAAGCGGGGATGATGACAGAGTCTGTTCACGGAAATGCTCGGATAACGAATATACAAACAGAAAGAATTCAAGAGCAGCTGGAGCAAGGAAAAATTGTTGTAGTAGCAGGTTTCCAAGGAATTTCAGAGAACGGTGAAATTACGACGTTAGGTCGAGGTGGATCTGATACGACAGCGGTGGCGTTAGCTGCAGCGTTAAAGGCTGATAAATGTGATATTTATACAGATGTGACAGGGGTATTCACAACAGATCCACGATACGTTAAAACTGCTAGAAAGCTAGATGCGATTTCGTATGATGAGATGTTGGAGCTAGCAAATCTTGGCGCTGGAGTTCTTCATCCAAGAGCCGTAGAGTTTGCGAAGAATTATGATGTGCCACTTGAAGTTCGTTCAAGTATGGAGTTAGAAAGAGGAACAATTGTTAAGGAGGAAGCGGATATGGAACAAAATTTAGTCGTAAGAGGAATTGCTTTTGAAGATCAAGTGACGAGAGTGTCAGTATGTGGACTCCCAAATGGACTACATACGCTTTCAACCATTTTTACAACGTTAGCGAATAATGGTATTAATGTCGACATCATTATCCAAAGCACTTCAAATGAGGAGAAAACGTCTATTTCATTCTCCGTTAAAACGGTGGATTTAGAAGACACCATTCGTGTGTTAGAGGAACATAAAAGTCTATTACAATTTGAACAAATTGAAAGCGAGTCAAACCTTGCGAAAGTATCTATTGTAGGGTCAGGAATGATTTCAAATCCGGGTGTAGCGGCACAAATGTTCCAAGTGTTATCAGAAAACGGAATATTGATTAAAATGGTGAGCACTTCCGAAATTAAAGTTTCAGCAGTTGTAGATGTAGAGTATATGGTGAAATCAGTAGAAGTGTTACATGAAGTGTTTGAGCTATCCAAAGAAGAAGCTGCAGTTTAA
- a CDS encoding lysylphosphatidylglycerol synthase transmembrane domain-containing protein has product MFERYKWKQAIGVFVICLGVWMAIQYFQLQHLKQLGIWVLNQPLLLVTIFSLYFSAFVLRAYAWYEYVNRTISLRYCLSGIFYSMFFNHILPFKGGDVIRIGVATVEPNRTSKVSEIVHSVIILRLIDIGILFLFTSIGFFVWIGNTPVPVNRNAPFIVGIVLAALFLLTSKRFRKIAQRQWALLSVSLRGKKGFFIIFLIFLSWILEASVVYTFIRFQPYHLTFIEAIWVNSLTVGGQFFQITPGGIASYEAFMTFGLRAFHIPFSDALSVSIMTHLFKFIFSFFVGYLAFMLVPLNRSTIKEFLQQTKSVGRGDSS; this is encoded by the coding sequence ATGTTCGAGCGTTATAAGTGGAAACAAGCAATCGGTGTCTTCGTTATTTGTCTTGGTGTTTGGATGGCTATCCAATATTTTCAGTTGCAACATTTGAAGCAGCTTGGAATATGGGTCCTAAACCAGCCTCTGTTACTTGTTACCATATTTAGTCTTTATTTTTCAGCTTTTGTGTTACGTGCATATGCGTGGTATGAATATGTAAATCGAACGATATCCTTAAGGTATTGTTTAAGTGGAATTTTTTATAGTATGTTTTTTAATCACATCTTACCGTTTAAAGGTGGAGATGTCATTCGAATAGGTGTAGCAACTGTAGAGCCAAATCGGACAAGCAAAGTAAGTGAGATTGTTCATTCGGTCATCATTCTTAGGTTAATTGATATAGGCATACTATTTTTGTTTACGAGTATTGGTTTTTTTGTTTGGATCGGAAATACCCCCGTACCAGTAAATAGGAATGCTCCATTTATAGTGGGAATTGTTTTGGCTGCGCTCTTCCTTTTAACCTCCAAAAGGTTTCGGAAAATAGCTCAACGCCAATGGGCATTATTAAGCGTGAGTTTAAGAGGGAAGAAAGGTTTTTTCATTATTTTTCTTATTTTTCTTAGTTGGATTTTAGAAGCATCCGTTGTCTACACATTTATACGATTTCAACCATATCATCTAACTTTTATCGAAGCAATCTGGGTGAATAGCTTGACAGTAGGTGGTCAATTTTTTCAAATCACTCCAGGTGGGATAGCATCTTATGAAGCATTTATGACATTCGGCTTAAGAGCATTCCACATTCCATTTTCTGACGCATTATCGGTTTCGATTATGACGCATTTATTTAAATTTATATTTTCGTTTTTCGTAGGGTATTTGGCGTTTATGCTCGTCCCATTAAATCGAAGTACTATCAAGGAGTTTTTACAACAAACGAAAAGTGTAGGAAGAGGGGATTCTTCATGA
- a CDS encoding YslB family protein gives MEKLENLHVHAFSIEILRDVLLPDLLGKEQSSILYWAGKRLARKYPLEKVEDLFTFFQHAGWGELTKLKESKNEMVFELKSDYISKRFENHEQPSFQLEAGFLAEQIERMHQCVTETYEEVKRRQKKVLFTVKWDVKDRSID, from the coding sequence ATGGAAAAGCTTGAAAATCTTCATGTTCACGCATTTAGTATTGAAATATTAAGGGATGTCCTACTTCCAGATTTACTTGGAAAAGAACAATCGTCAATCTTGTATTGGGCAGGCAAACGCCTCGCTCGAAAATACCCGCTCGAAAAAGTGGAAGATTTATTCACCTTTTTCCAACATGCTGGTTGGGGTGAACTAACCAAACTGAAAGAAAGCAAAAATGAAATGGTTTTTGAATTGAAGAGTGATTACATCTCAAAGCGATTTGAAAATCATGAACAGCCTTCTTTTCAATTAGAAGCAGGTTTTTTAGCGGAACAAATTGAAAGAATGCACCAATGTGTGACGGAAACCTACGAAGAAGTGAAGCGTCGCCAAAAAAAGGTTTTATTCACCGTTAAGTGGGATGTAAAAGATCGATCAATCGATTAA
- a CDS encoding succinate dehydrogenase cytochrome b558 subunit encodes MAGNKEFANRKLHSLLGVVPIGIFLMQHLVVNHFATKGPEAFNNAAHFMESLPFRYVLEAFIIFIPLLYHAIYGIYIAFTAKNNVSRYSYFRNWMFMLQRVTGVFTLIFVAWHVWETRIAAAFGKEVNYDMMAEILSNPGMLVFYIVGVLSAIFHFANGLWSFAVSWGITVSPRSQLISTYVTLGIFVALSIVGLRAIFAFV; translated from the coding sequence ATGGCGGGTAACAAAGAATTTGCCAACCGAAAGCTACATTCACTTTTAGGAGTTGTACCAATCGGTATCTTTTTAATGCAGCACTTGGTTGTAAACCATTTTGCAACAAAGGGACCAGAAGCATTTAATAATGCAGCGCACTTTATGGAAAGTTTACCATTTAGGTATGTGTTAGAAGCATTTATTATTTTTATTCCTCTTCTTTATCATGCCATTTACGGTATTTATATTGCCTTCACGGCGAAAAACAACGTGAGTCGATATAGTTATTTCCGAAACTGGATGTTCATGTTACAACGTGTGACAGGCGTGTTTACATTAATTTTCGTCGCTTGGCACGTTTGGGAGACACGTATTGCGGCTGCATTCGGTAAAGAAGTGAACTACGATATGATGGCAGAAATTTTAAGTAACCCTGGAATGCTCGTCTTCTATATCGTAGGGGTACTATCAGCAATCTTCCACTTTGCAAACGGCTTATGGTCTTTTGCTGTAAGTTGGGGAATTACCGTATCTCCTCGATCTCAGCTGATTTCTACGTATGTAACGCTTGGTATTTTCGTTGCATTATCTATCGTTGGATTACGCGCAATCTTTGCATTCGTATAA
- a CDS encoding FTR1 family iron permease, which translates to MDFQAFLITLREALEAILIVGLILSYLTRLNAKQYNKWVYTGVFLALVTSFVVALIFQVILTGFATLGSEVYLKVGIMFASVLLLTHMVHWMKKQSKDINNDLQKKIQAVVTAGSASAMIIHSYLVVVREGVETVFYFAAISGGDVTKVFTSYGALSGLLMALLLGYLFFTGTMKISLKSFFNITGILIMFIAAGLLVQGVGILQDLGKMGSVITTPEGKPAPLYNIIEFMPEHYVDEVHYERDTGNEVMISGQIGLFMAAMFGYSHNPSFEQVAAYWLYFIGVFLWVRWLNRSSNTEEVNSTVEVKSANA; encoded by the coding sequence ATGGATTTTCAAGCGTTTTTAATTACGCTACGTGAGGCGCTAGAAGCAATTTTAATCGTAGGACTTATTCTCTCATACTTAACGAGATTAAATGCAAAACAATATAATAAATGGGTATATACAGGTGTATTTTTAGCTCTTGTTACTAGTTTTGTCGTTGCGTTAATTTTCCAAGTTATTTTAACTGGATTTGCAACGCTCGGGTCGGAAGTGTACTTAAAAGTAGGAATTATGTTTGCCTCTGTACTGTTGCTTACGCATATGGTCCACTGGATGAAGAAACAATCGAAAGACATTAATAATGATTTGCAAAAGAAGATTCAGGCTGTTGTCACTGCTGGAAGTGCCTCAGCGATGATTATCCACTCTTATTTAGTCGTAGTTCGTGAAGGAGTTGAAACGGTCTTTTATTTTGCAGCCATTTCTGGAGGAGATGTCACGAAAGTATTTACGAGCTATGGGGCATTAAGTGGATTATTAATGGCGTTATTGCTTGGCTATTTATTCTTTACGGGTACAATGAAAATTTCCTTAAAATCATTTTTTAACATCACAGGCATTTTAATTATGTTTATTGCAGCAGGATTACTTGTACAGGGAGTTGGAATCTTACAAGACCTTGGTAAGATGGGTTCTGTCATCACAACACCAGAAGGGAAGCCAGCACCTTTATATAACATCATTGAATTTATGCCAGAGCACTACGTCGATGAAGTTCATTATGAACGTGACACTGGAAATGAAGTTATGATTAGCGGGCAAATTGGATTGTTCATGGCAGCTATGTTTGGATATAGTCATAATCCTTCTTTTGAACAGGTTGCTGCTTATTGGTTATATTTCATTGGTGTCTTTTTATGGGTTCGATGGTTGAATCGGAGTAGTAATACTGAAGAAGTGAATAGTACGGTTGAAGTGAAATCAGCCAATGCATAA
- a CDS encoding GDP-mannose 4,6-dehydratase codes for MKVIITGGAGFIGSHVSRSLIEKGHEVLIVDNLHPYYRRERKQMHLDYIKRSGDFQFHKADIRDEKKLEEIFNNFQPEAVIHFAALPGVRNSILQPIEYIDFDINGTVQVLKAAGKIGAKHVLFASSSSVYGDQVKRAVKEEMADGKVISPYAAAKFGAESFCHAYEHLYGYTVSIIRFFTVYGPWGRPDMAIQKFIKKAIVGDKIELYDLQSARDYTYIDDAVEGVLRILFYNKQSNIFNIGTGHPIELVTVIEELNKYFPALRFSTSTPQVGDVNWTWADISNAQHIVGYEPKIAFQEGLKRTVEWAKSNVRAL; via the coding sequence ATGAAAGTGATTATAACAGGAGGGGCGGGGTTTATCGGATCGCATGTATCTCGCTCTCTCATTGAAAAAGGGCATGAGGTGTTAATTGTAGATAACCTTCATCCATATTACCGCCGAGAACGAAAACAAATGCATTTAGATTATATTAAAAGGAGCGGAGACTTTCAGTTTCATAAAGCTGATATAAGGGATGAAAAAAAGCTTGAGGAAATATTTAATAACTTTCAGCCGGAAGCAGTCATCCACTTCGCAGCATTACCAGGAGTGCGGAATTCCATTTTACAACCGATAGAATACATTGACTTTGATATTAATGGGACAGTACAAGTTTTAAAAGCGGCAGGAAAAATTGGGGCAAAGCATGTATTATTTGCTTCATCTTCATCAGTTTATGGAGATCAAGTGAAGCGAGCGGTGAAAGAAGAAATGGCAGATGGAAAAGTGATTTCCCCTTATGCAGCAGCGAAATTTGGAGCAGAGTCCTTTTGTCACGCGTATGAACATTTGTATGGTTATACGGTTTCAATCATTCGCTTTTTTACTGTCTATGGCCCATGGGGCAGACCGGATATGGCCATTCAAAAATTCATTAAGAAGGCAATTGTTGGAGATAAAATTGAATTGTATGACCTTCAATCTGCTAGAGATTACACATATATTGATGATGCTGTAGAAGGAGTTTTACGAATATTATTTTACAATAAGCAATCGAATATATTTAACATTGGGACTGGTCATCCGATCGAACTTGTTACTGTAATCGAAGAATTAAATAAATATTTTCCTGCGCTTCGGTTCTCAACATCTACGCCACAAGTAGGAGATGTGAACTGGACGTGGGCAGATATCTCGAATGCACAGCATATTGTTGGGTATGAACCAAAAATAGCTTTTCAAGAAGGGTTAAAACGTACGGTTGAGTGGGCGAAATCCAATGTTCGAGCGTTATAA
- the uvrC gene encoding excinuclease ABC subunit UvrC: MYEHLKEKLAVLPDQPGCYLMKDKHGTVIYVGKAKVLKNRVRSYFNGTHDGKTLRLVNEIEDFEYIVTSSNIEALLLEINLIKKYDPKYNIMLKDDKSYPFIKITSERHPRLIVTRKVKKDKGKYFGPYPNVQAARETKKLLDRMYPLRKCQTLPDRVCLYYHMGQCLAPCVKEVSESTNKELVDGITRFLKGGYSEIKKDLENKMHHAAENLEFERAKEYRDQIVHIETLMQKQKMVLNDFIDRDVFGYYYDKGWMCVQVFFIRQGNMIERDVSLFPIYDEPKEEFLSFIGQFYDRNNHILPKEILLPDDVDACLVEQLLGVNSVQPRRGKKKDLVLLAYKNAKISLHEKFQLIERDENRTIKAVENLGSELQIPTPLRIEAFDNSNIQGADAVSAMVVFIDGKPSKKDYRKYKIKTVTGPDDYDSMREVIRRRYTRVLKEGLPIPDLIIVDGGKGQMSAARDVLENELGLDVPIAGLVKDDKHRTANLMIGEPPELVVLERNSQEFYLLQRIQDEVHRFAITFHRQVRGKNAFKSALDDIPGVGEKRRKQLLKAFGSVEKIKEATIEELQNAGMPLPVAKKIKEKFQN, from the coding sequence TTGTACGAACATTTAAAAGAAAAACTGGCAGTCTTACCTGACCAACCTGGCTGTTACTTGATGAAAGATAAGCATGGAACGGTAATTTATGTCGGGAAAGCGAAAGTGTTAAAAAACCGTGTTCGCTCGTATTTCAATGGAACACATGATGGAAAAACGTTACGGCTAGTTAATGAAATTGAAGACTTTGAATATATTGTCACTTCATCGAATATTGAAGCTTTACTACTTGAAATAAATCTTATTAAAAAGTATGATCCAAAATACAACATAATGTTGAAAGACGATAAAAGTTATCCATTTATTAAGATAACATCGGAACGACACCCGCGTTTAATTGTCACCCGTAAAGTAAAAAAGGATAAAGGGAAATATTTTGGTCCCTATCCAAATGTTCAGGCGGCGCGTGAGACGAAAAAATTGTTGGATCGAATGTACCCGCTAAGGAAATGTCAAACGCTCCCTGACCGTGTATGTTTGTATTACCACATGGGACAGTGTCTAGCCCCTTGTGTTAAAGAGGTATCAGAAAGTACGAATAAAGAGTTAGTTGACGGAATTACACGATTTTTAAAAGGTGGCTATTCGGAAATAAAAAAAGATCTCGAGAATAAAATGCATCATGCCGCTGAAAATTTAGAGTTTGAGCGAGCAAAAGAATATCGTGATCAAATCGTCCATATCGAAACCTTGATGCAAAAGCAAAAAATGGTGTTGAATGATTTTATTGATCGAGATGTTTTCGGCTATTATTACGATAAAGGCTGGATGTGTGTGCAAGTCTTTTTTATTCGTCAAGGAAATATGATTGAGCGAGACGTGTCTTTATTTCCGATTTATGATGAACCGAAAGAGGAATTTTTATCGTTTATCGGTCAATTTTACGATAGGAACAACCATATTTTACCGAAGGAAATTTTATTACCCGATGATGTTGACGCTTGTTTAGTCGAACAATTGTTAGGTGTAAATTCCGTTCAGCCAAGAAGAGGAAAAAAGAAGGATTTAGTTTTACTTGCATACAAAAACGCAAAAATTTCCCTTCATGAGAAATTTCAATTAATTGAACGGGATGAAAACCGAACCATTAAAGCGGTTGAAAATTTGGGTAGTGAGCTTCAGATTCCGACTCCACTTCGGATTGAGGCGTTTGATAACTCAAATATACAAGGAGCCGATGCTGTTTCAGCTATGGTTGTGTTTATTGATGGAAAACCGAGTAAGAAGGACTATCGAAAATACAAAATTAAAACTGTGACGGGACCGGATGATTATGATTCAATGAGAGAGGTTATCCGTAGGAGATATACTCGTGTTTTGAAAGAAGGTTTACCAATTCCAGACCTCATCATTGTTGACGGTGGGAAGGGACAAATGTCAGCGGCAAGGGATGTATTGGAGAATGAATTAGGTTTAGATGTTCCAATTGCAGGACTTGTCAAAGACGACAAACACCGAACGGCGAACTTAATGATTGGAGAACCTCCTGAGTTAGTCGTACTCGAGCGAAATAGTCAAGAGTTTTATCTTCTTCAGCGTATACAAGACGAAGTTCATCGCTTTGCTATTACATTTCATCGTCAAGTACGAGGAAAAAATGCCTTTAAGTCTGCATTAGATGATATACCTGGCGTAGGAGAAAAACGTCGGAAACAATTATTAAAAGCATTTGGATCGGTAGAAAAAATAAAAGAAGCAACCATTGAGGAATTACAAAATGCGGGAATGCCACTTCCTGTAGCCAAAAAAATTAAAGAAAAATTTCAAAACTAA
- a CDS encoding glycosyltransferase family 2 protein: protein MKKQKVIVFLPAHNEELSIGEVIRKIPRNFHPFVSVEVLVIDDGSTDETVQVAKSAGADYIYSHERNKGLGAAVRTGLQHCVTLGADIGVMIDADNEYPADQIPQLLEPIFRGEADYTMGSRFLGTIQGMKIHRRIGNYCFTFLQSLLLRKWIYDGQSGMRAFSRQAMENAEIIHDYNYAQVITLNLVRKGFRVQEIPITYQVRTKGESFIKFKSYMSSVLPAILKEMKRPVKKVKINVHAHKIDDSYSQEKISS, encoded by the coding sequence ATGAAAAAACAAAAAGTTATCGTGTTTCTTCCTGCTCATAACGAAGAACTTTCGATAGGAGAAGTGATCCGTAAAATTCCGCGAAACTTTCATCCATTTGTTTCGGTAGAGGTCCTGGTCATTGATGATGGATCAACAGATGAAACCGTACAAGTTGCAAAGAGTGCAGGAGCGGATTATATTTATTCGCATGAACGCAATAAAGGTTTAGGTGCGGCGGTTCGAACAGGTTTACAACATTGTGTAACGCTTGGTGCAGATATCGGTGTAATGATAGATGCTGACAATGAATACCCAGCAGACCAAATCCCTCAGCTGCTAGAACCAATTTTTAGAGGTGAAGCAGATTACACGATGGGCTCTAGGTTTTTAGGTACAATCCAGGGAATGAAAATTCATCGACGGATTGGAAACTATTGCTTTACTTTTTTGCAAAGTCTTTTATTACGAAAATGGATATACGATGGTCAGTCAGGAATGAGAGCATTTTCAAGGCAAGCTATGGAGAATGCAGAAATCATTCATGACTACAATTATGCACAAGTGATAACGTTAAATTTGGTGCGAAAAGGATTTCGCGTCCAAGAAATACCGATTACGTACCAAGTCCGGACAAAGGGTGAATCATTCATCAAATTTAAATCGTACATGAGTTCCGTTTTACCAGCGATTTTAAAAGAAATGAAGCGCCCGGTGAAAAAAGTGAAAATTAATGTTCACGCTCACAAAATAGATGATTCGTATAGTCAGGAGAAAATTTCATCATAA
- a CDS encoding alkaline phosphatase family protein, with protein MKQASSFEKVAARCWNLLNEGKPFTPIFTIGTMLLFNLTNLWDAKLYLSFLFTLPLLVIYYLYDFPLFLRNYLWIPLVVYILLFQTVSVPLLFLAIGLYFFFTVFFWGTLYYHLRIGTSWLNFTRFWKLVLKNSDSTSGNAQEQLPKFLLILSVWNYFYVVDTDIFVNHWALWALFYGFVLLFAFILHRYLFDWKPEPYQTFTRDTTNEPTVATSDKVVVIVVDGMRKERFEEANTPFLDELRKSGTEYVQMETVYPARTVVCFSSMFTGTYPSEHGIKSNMVWKLGLKVESIFDALRKVGKKGRLLGIAHLVDSMGDDVDTVTAVMHKDEADRNIMERAKEIMLEKDPDLFVVQLIGTDQIGHSRGVLYDEYIEKIEEADNLIEEFVMWLKDHGKMENTTLVICADHGQADGIGGHGHLDEGERFVPFFMTGPSIEAGKVIREKRSLVSLAPTISYLLGAPYPSHSRGPVLTEALKQQKGDDHQ; from the coding sequence ATGAAGCAAGCATCGTCATTTGAAAAAGTGGCAGCGCGTTGTTGGAATCTATTAAATGAGGGGAAGCCGTTTACCCCTATTTTTACAATAGGCACGATGCTTTTATTTAACTTGACTAATTTGTGGGATGCGAAATTGTATTTATCATTCCTTTTTACGCTTCCATTACTAGTTATCTATTATCTTTATGACTTTCCACTGTTTTTACGAAATTACTTATGGATTCCATTAGTAGTATATATTTTGTTGTTTCAAACCGTATCAGTTCCGCTTTTATTCCTAGCTATTGGACTTTACTTTTTCTTTACTGTCTTTTTTTGGGGAACTCTTTATTATCATCTGCGAATTGGAACATCATGGCTTAACTTTACACGGTTTTGGAAATTGGTCTTAAAAAACAGTGATTCAACAAGTGGAAACGCACAAGAGCAATTACCAAAATTTTTGCTCATTCTTTCCGTATGGAACTACTTTTATGTCGTAGATACGGACATCTTCGTGAACCATTGGGCATTATGGGCACTTTTTTATGGTTTCGTTCTTTTATTTGCATTCATTTTGCATCGATATTTATTCGATTGGAAACCTGAACCTTATCAAACGTTCACGAGAGATACGACAAACGAACCTACGGTTGCAACAAGTGACAAGGTTGTAGTGATAGTTGTGGATGGGATGAGAAAAGAACGTTTCGAAGAAGCGAATACACCATTTTTAGATGAATTGCGAAAAAGCGGTACTGAATACGTTCAAATGGAAACGGTTTACCCGGCCCGTACAGTAGTTTGTTTCTCATCAATGTTTACCGGTACGTATCCTTCTGAACATGGGATTAAATCCAATATGGTATGGAAATTAGGATTGAAAGTAGAAAGTATTTTTGACGCATTGCGCAAAGTGGGGAAAAAAGGTCGATTGTTAGGGATTGCCCACTTAGTCGATTCAATGGGAGACGATGTTGACACTGTAACAGCGGTCATGCATAAAGATGAAGCAGATCGTAACATTATGGAGCGAGCGAAAGAAATTATGTTAGAAAAAGACCCAGACCTTTTTGTCGTTCAATTAATTGGAACCGATCAAATTGGCCATAGTCGAGGCGTATTATATGATGAATACATTGAAAAAATAGAAGAAGCTGACAATTTAATAGAAGAGTTTGTTATGTGGTTGAAGGATCATGGGAAGATGGAGAATACAACGCTTGTCATTTGTGCTGATCATGGACAAGCAGATGGAATTGGTGGTCATGGACACTTAGATGAAGGAGAACGTTTTGTCCCATTTTTCATGACAGGCCCATCTATTGAAGCAGGAAAGGTCATTCGTGAGAAACGTTCACTCGTATCATTAGCACCGACCATTAGCTATTTACTTGGAGCACCGTATCCAAGCCATAGTCGAGGACCTGTTTTAACAGAAGCATTAAAACAACAAAAAGGTGATGATCATCAATGA